The Aggregatilinea lenta genome includes a region encoding these proteins:
- a CDS encoding MBL fold metallo-hydrolase, whose product MPEQRSLIEQIENTPIIPNSLAVWGLGQMGLVVKGPDAVLVIDPYLSDLVGERYGEWGTRLFPPPVLPEQITNADYFLITHEHLDHFDPATLGPAAAASPEARFVTTGWCADLLAAIDIPDDRILFLTALEPVTLPGTSARVTVLPSAHYEKEHDEEKGYRWIGFLIEWNGVTFYHTGDTIIYPGYVEMLKALPQVDLAMIPANGRDHFRETEGDLTGNLLPIEAARLTQEMGWGVVIPGHNDLFVRNVIPMAELTSAFERVDPRQKVKFLQPGELYYYVKA is encoded by the coding sequence ATGCCGGAGCAGCGTTCCCTCATCGAGCAGATCGAAAATACACCGATCATCCCGAACAGCCTCGCCGTGTGGGGCCTGGGGCAGATGGGCCTCGTCGTCAAGGGGCCGGACGCGGTGCTGGTCATCGATCCGTACCTGAGCGATCTGGTCGGAGAGCGCTATGGGGAGTGGGGCACGCGCCTGTTCCCGCCACCCGTGCTGCCGGAACAAATCACCAACGCGGATTACTTCCTGATCACGCACGAACATCTCGATCATTTCGATCCGGCCACGCTGGGACCCGCCGCTGCCGCCTCGCCGGAGGCGCGCTTCGTGACGACCGGCTGGTGCGCAGATCTGCTGGCGGCAATCGATATTCCCGACGACCGCATCCTGTTCCTGACAGCGTTGGAGCCGGTCACGCTGCCGGGCACGAGCGCGCGTGTTACCGTCCTGCCCTCGGCGCACTACGAGAAGGAGCACGACGAGGAAAAGGGCTACCGCTGGATCGGCTTCCTGATCGAGTGGAACGGCGTGACGTTCTACCACACGGGCGACACGATTATTTATCCCGGTTACGTCGAGATGCTCAAGGCGCTGCCCCAGGTCGATCTCGCCATGATCCCGGCGAACGGGCGCGATCACTTCCGCGAGACGGAGGGCGACCTCACCGGGAACCTGCTGCCCATCGAGGCGGCGCGGCTGACACAGGAGATGGGCTGGGGCGTGGTGATTCCCGGCCACAACGACCTGTTCGTCAGGAACGTGATCCCGATGGCCGAGCTGACAAGCGCGTTCGAGCGCGTCGATCCCCGGCAAAAGGTGAAATTCTTGCAGCCCGGCGAGCTGTATTATTACGTCAAGGCGTGA
- a CDS encoding ATP-binding cassette domain-containing protein: MTPILETEALTRQFGEFTAVNALSLAVDEGEIFGLLGPNGAGKSTTIKMLTTLLPPTSGDALVDGFSIVRQAAEIRRHIGYVPQMLSADGMLSGYENLLIFAKLYDLPRREREERVRTALAFMGLTESADALVRTYSGGMIRRLEIAQSMLHRPRVLFLDEPTVGLDPAARRAVWEHVQRLCGDYGMTIFLTTHLMEEADSLCNGVAIMHLGDVVASGAPAALKASIGGGEVTLDDVFIHYTGSDLHDSHSGGSFRDTSRARRTARRLG; encoded by the coding sequence ATGACACCTATCCTGGAAACCGAAGCGCTGACCCGCCAGTTTGGCGAGTTCACCGCCGTAAATGCGCTCTCGCTGGCCGTCGATGAGGGCGAGATTTTTGGCCTGCTCGGCCCCAACGGGGCGGGCAAGAGCACCACGATCAAGATGCTGACGACGCTGCTGCCCCCGACCTCCGGCGACGCGCTGGTGGACGGGTTCAGCATCGTGCGGCAGGCCGCCGAGATCCGGCGGCACATCGGCTACGTGCCGCAGATGCTCTCCGCCGACGGTATGCTCTCCGGCTACGAGAACCTGCTGATCTTCGCCAAGCTGTACGACCTGCCCCGACGCGAGCGCGAGGAGCGGGTGCGCACGGCGCTGGCGTTCATGGGCCTGACCGAGTCGGCGGACGCGCTGGTACGCACCTACAGCGGCGGCATGATCCGGCGGCTGGAAATCGCCCAGTCGATGCTGCACCGGCCCCGCGTGCTGTTTCTAGACGAGCCGACGGTCGGCCTCGATCCGGCGGCGCGGCGCGCCGTGTGGGAGCACGTCCAGCGCCTGTGCGGCGACTATGGCATGACGATTTTCCTGACCACGCACCTGATGGAAGAAGCGGACAGCCTGTGCAACGGCGTTGCGATCATGCACCTGGGCGACGTGGTGGCGTCCGGCGCGCCTGCCGCGCTCAAGGCGTCCATCGGCGGAGGCGAGGTCACGCTCGACGACGTTTTCATACACTACACCGGCAGCGACCTACACGATTCACATTCGGGAGGCAGTTTCCGTGACACTTCGAGAGCGCGACGTACCGCGCGGCGGCTGGGGTAA
- a CDS encoding molybdopterin-dependent oxidoreductase — translation MSDVLLNRRSFLKWSSALSSTAVLSGGLHKISQGTPIASAAEVATQQGEWITAACWHNCGGQRCVLKAQVVDGVVKKVKTDDTHPDSSEQPQIRGCARGRSQQHQAFGADRLKYPMKRKNWEPGGGKKELRGQDEWVRISWDEALDYVADEFKRVIDQYGNEGILETGNTLGSLITMLGGAGKLWGSTSWGTWLYTGPIIGLGDGLSLTSHNDRLEMQNSDLVVMWGGNSAWSSQGNNMHYYNEAKKAGVKFICIDPYYNDTHMLLADEWIPIRPATDHALALGIAYTLLDEDDPENTPLIDWDFLDRCTVGFDKDHMPEGADPKKNFKDYVLGTYDDTPKTPEWASEICGVPPYKIRQLARTIGSTSKVSLLTAWAPARVNNADTWPQMFMTLGCMTGNIGKPGCCTGVSCWERTADGGPFLISAGGSGAPRASNDNAISVSINNNEAWSAILDGKYVAGYDDVRDINIQMIVHDAGHALNQKVGMTKGIEAHRKVEFVLSLNLFLNTNSKYADIVLPVTTQWERYGYLKGNRDHLIWARQITEPLFEAKDDDWIARELATRLDVDPDVVDPMPLNQQIFNQLAGAKVIKDNGVDFEPLLTITSDDIAEMGVEGEPQEGRITLQQFKTDGVYTVARKKGDKLGYIAHQSFRDDPEANPLKSATGKLEIYSEANAEMVKGHGFNEIDPIPTYNPAIEGYADTFDDWDNKVKGDYPLQMFTIHYRRRSHSIFDNIPWLREAFPQELIMNPADAEPLGLKHGDTALVTSRHGKVIRPVFLTERIMPGVVALGEGAWAEVDEESGIDKAGATNTLNGAYPTGQGHQGWNSLNVKIERYGGPEARERDYKWSQRIPIKEA, via the coding sequence ATGTCCGATGTTTTGCTGAACCGCCGCAGCTTCCTCAAGTGGAGTTCGGCCCTCAGCAGCACGGCGGTTTTGAGCGGGGGACTCCACAAAATTTCTCAGGGAACGCCCATTGCGTCCGCAGCGGAAGTTGCGACGCAGCAGGGTGAATGGATTACCGCCGCATGCTGGCATAACTGCGGCGGTCAGCGCTGCGTGCTCAAGGCGCAGGTCGTGGATGGCGTCGTCAAGAAGGTGAAGACCGACGACACGCATCCTGATTCGTCCGAACAGCCCCAGATTCGCGGCTGTGCGCGTGGTCGTTCGCAGCAGCATCAGGCCTTTGGCGCCGATCGCCTGAAGTACCCGATGAAGCGCAAGAACTGGGAGCCGGGCGGCGGCAAGAAGGAACTGCGCGGCCAGGACGAGTGGGTGCGCATTTCGTGGGACGAGGCGCTCGATTACGTCGCTGACGAGTTCAAGCGCGTCATCGACCAGTACGGCAACGAGGGCATCCTCGAAACCGGCAACACCCTGGGCAGCCTGATCACCATGCTCGGCGGCGCGGGCAAGCTCTGGGGCAGCACGTCGTGGGGTACCTGGCTCTACACCGGCCCGATCATCGGCCTGGGCGATGGCCTGTCGCTGACCTCGCACAACGACCGCCTGGAGATGCAGAATTCCGACCTGGTTGTCATGTGGGGCGGTAACTCGGCCTGGAGCTCCCAGGGCAACAACATGCACTACTACAACGAGGCCAAGAAGGCCGGAGTCAAGTTCATCTGCATCGACCCCTATTACAACGACACGCACATGCTGCTGGCCGACGAGTGGATCCCGATCCGCCCGGCCACGGACCATGCGCTGGCGCTGGGCATCGCGTACACGCTGCTCGACGAGGACGATCCTGAGAACACTCCGCTGATTGACTGGGACTTCCTGGATCGCTGCACGGTTGGCTTCGATAAGGACCACATGCCCGAAGGCGCCGACCCGAAGAAGAACTTCAAGGACTACGTGCTCGGCACGTACGACGACACGCCCAAGACGCCGGAATGGGCGTCCGAGATTTGCGGCGTGCCGCCGTACAAGATCCGCCAGCTGGCCCGCACCATCGGTTCGACGTCCAAAGTATCGCTGCTGACGGCCTGGGCACCGGCGCGCGTCAACAATGCCGACACCTGGCCGCAGATGTTCATGACCCTGGGTTGCATGACCGGTAACATCGGCAAGCCGGGTTGCTGCACGGGCGTGAGCTGCTGGGAGCGCACGGCAGACGGCGGTCCGTTCCTGATCAGCGCGGGCGGCAGCGGCGCGCCGCGTGCCTCCAACGACAACGCGATCAGCGTGTCGATTAACAATAACGAAGCCTGGAGCGCCATCCTCGACGGCAAGTACGTCGCCGGTTACGACGACGTGCGCGACATCAACATCCAGATGATCGTGCACGACGCCGGTCACGCCCTGAACCAGAAGGTCGGCATGACCAAGGGTATCGAAGCGCACCGCAAGGTCGAGTTCGTGCTGTCGCTGAACCTGTTCCTGAACACCAACAGCAAGTACGCTGACATCGTGCTGCCCGTGACCACGCAGTGGGAGCGTTACGGCTACCTCAAGGGTAACCGCGACCACCTGATCTGGGCACGCCAGATCACCGAGCCGCTGTTCGAGGCGAAGGATGACGACTGGATCGCCCGTGAACTGGCGACCCGCCTGGACGTTGATCCCGACGTGGTCGATCCGATGCCGCTCAACCAGCAGATCTTCAACCAGCTCGCTGGCGCGAAGGTCATCAAGGACAACGGCGTGGACTTCGAGCCGCTGCTGACCATCACCTCTGACGACATCGCTGAGATGGGCGTCGAGGGTGAGCCGCAGGAAGGCCGCATCACGCTCCAGCAGTTCAAGACGGACGGCGTCTACACCGTCGCGCGTAAGAAGGGCGACAAGCTCGGCTACATCGCGCACCAGTCGTTCCGCGACGATCCTGAGGCCAACCCACTCAAGTCGGCTACCGGCAAGCTGGAAATCTACAGCGAAGCCAATGCCGAAATGGTTAAGGGCCACGGTTTCAACGAGATCGACCCGATCCCGACCTACAACCCCGCCATCGAAGGCTACGCGGATACCTTCGACGATTGGGACAACAAGGTCAAGGGCGACTATCCGCTCCAGATGTTCACCATCCACTACCGCCGCCGTTCGCACTCGATCTTCGACAACATCCCCTGGCTGCGTGAGGCGTTCCCGCAGGAACTCATCATGAACCCGGCGGATGCGGAGCCGCTCGGCCTGAAGCACGGCGATACGGCGCTCGTGACCAGCCGTCACGGCAAGGTGATCCGCCCGGTCTTCCTTACCGAGCGTATCATGCCCGGTGTGGTGGCGTTGGGTGAAGGTGCGTGGGCCGAAGTCGATGAGGAAAGCGGCATCGACAAGGCAGGCGCGACCAACACGCTCAACGGCGCGTATCCCACCGGCCAGGGGCACCAGGGATGGAACTCGTTGAACGTCAAGATCGAACGGTACGGTGGCCCAGAGGCCCGCGAGCGGGACTACAAGTGGAGCCAGCGGATCCCCATTAAGGAAGCGTAA
- a CDS encoding tyrosine-type recombinase/integrase → MGEMPGEFLEQWVESLERSGRSAHTVAAYRRALIHFTDWNRRAYDTAFDPAAIMPRDVRDWKAHQQTVEKAAPATINQRLVALSRFFAWAVDHDLAADDPTAEVAVLRLPARQPKGLPDRDLRKLLRAAKVSGSARDYAIIEILAGTGLRVGELLSLRVGDLELHERSGSVTVRQGKGGNFRAIPLTLDVRKALEGYLAGYANAVDPDAPLWAGLHGELSHRSSVLRILARVAQQAGIDAPGPHVLRHTFATRYLAANPDDLRGLAALLGHASLNTVMIYTEPGL, encoded by the coding sequence ATGGGCGAGATGCCGGGTGAGTTTCTTGAGCAGTGGGTGGAGAGCCTCGAACGCAGCGGACGCAGTGCGCATACCGTCGCCGCGTACCGCCGCGCACTGATCCACTTCACGGACTGGAACCGGCGCGCCTACGACACGGCCTTCGACCCGGCGGCGATTATGCCGCGCGACGTGCGCGACTGGAAGGCGCACCAGCAGACGGTCGAGAAGGCCGCGCCCGCAACGATCAACCAGCGGCTGGTGGCGCTGTCACGCTTCTTCGCCTGGGCGGTGGACCACGACCTCGCGGCGGACGATCCCACGGCGGAGGTGGCCGTGCTGCGGCTTCCGGCGCGGCAGCCGAAGGGCCTGCCGGACCGGGATCTGCGGAAACTGCTGCGTGCGGCGAAGGTGAGTGGCAGCGCGCGCGACTATGCCATCATCGAGATTCTCGCCGGGACGGGGTTGCGCGTGGGGGAATTGCTCAGCCTGCGCGTGGGCGACCTGGAACTGCACGAGCGGTCGGGCAGCGTCACGGTCCGGCAGGGCAAGGGCGGGAACTTCCGCGCGATCCCGCTGACGCTCGACGTGCGCAAGGCCCTGGAAGGCTATCTGGCCGGGTATGCCAATGCGGTTGATCCCGACGCGCCGCTGTGGGCCGGGCTGCACGGGGAACTGAGTCACCGCAGCTCGGTGCTGCGCATCCTGGCACGTGTCGCGCAGCAGGCAGGCATTGACGCGCCGGGGCCGCACGTGCTGCGGCATACCTTCGCCACACGCTACCTCGCCGCAAACCCCGACGATCTGCGCGGACTGGCGGCTCTGTTGGGTCACGCCAGCCTGAACACAGTCATGATCTACACCGAGCCGGGCCTCTAA
- a CDS encoding uroporphyrinogen decarboxylase family protein produces MTTDWERFKIAAQGGEPDRVPVALIVDSPWLPGYAGMDTRDFFLFDERWLAAHKGLLDRFPGAVWLPGFWVEYGMAGEPSAFGVKMRFHDDSPPSIEPIVTDLEFWAAHISAADPQTDGLMPLVLRQYRTLDAQLRAEGLGVKMVAARGPMAVASWLAGISPLMLDLAMEPERVTKILETVTTTIIRWLHAQLDAVHDPEGILVLDDIVGMVSAATYEEWVQPHLQRLFGEFEGLIRVYHNDTPVKHLLDVLPNAGFDVFNFSHELDIAQVKARMGGRVALLGNVAPLDLGVRGTPEDVYTAATACLDAAAPGGGLILSFGGGISPGTPPENIDALLQAARDWSPA; encoded by the coding sequence ATGACAACGGATTGGGAACGCTTCAAGATCGCCGCGCAGGGCGGCGAGCCGGATCGCGTGCCGGTCGCGCTGATCGTGGACAGCCCGTGGCTGCCCGGTTACGCGGGCATGGACACGCGCGACTTCTTCCTGTTCGACGAGCGCTGGCTCGCCGCGCACAAGGGGCTGCTGGATCGCTTCCCCGGCGCGGTATGGCTGCCGGGCTTCTGGGTGGAGTACGGCATGGCGGGGGAGCCGTCCGCGTTTGGCGTGAAGATGCGCTTCCACGACGACAGCCCGCCGTCGATCGAGCCGATCGTGACCGACCTTGAATTTTGGGCCGCGCACATCAGCGCCGCCGATCCGCAGACGGACGGCCTGATGCCGCTGGTGCTGCGCCAGTACCGCACGCTCGACGCGCAGCTGCGCGCGGAGGGGCTGGGCGTGAAGATGGTCGCCGCGCGCGGGCCAATGGCGGTGGCGTCGTGGCTGGCGGGGATCAGCCCGCTGATGCTCGACCTGGCGATGGAGCCGGAGCGCGTCACCAAAATTCTGGAAACGGTAACCACGACGATCATCCGCTGGCTGCACGCGCAGCTCGACGCGGTACACGACCCGGAAGGCATCCTGGTGCTGGACGACATCGTGGGCATGGTCAGCGCGGCGACGTACGAAGAATGGGTGCAGCCGCACTTGCAACGGCTGTTCGGGGAGTTCGAGGGGCTGATCCGCGTGTATCACAACGATACGCCGGTCAAGCACCTGCTCGACGTGCTGCCCAACGCGGGCTTCGACGTGTTCAACTTCAGCCACGAACTGGACATCGCGCAGGTCAAGGCGCGTATGGGCGGCAGGGTTGCGCTGCTGGGCAACGTCGCGCCGCTCGATCTGGGCGTGCGCGGCACGCCGGAAGACGTGTATACGGCGGCGACAGCCTGCCTGGACGCCGCCGCGCCCGGTGGCGGGCTGATCCTGTCGTTCGGCGGCGGAATCTCGCCCGGCACGCCGCCGGAGAATATCGACGCGCTGCTGCAGGCCGCGCGCGACTGGTCGCCTGCGTAA
- a CDS encoding uroporphyrinogen decarboxylase family protein: MNSRERVLTTLTHQEPDRVPLDLGSVQVTGIHAVAYRALREALGLPAEEIALCDTIQQLATPSEDLLERLGVDTRGLFPLNSHNWNVVEEEAGEYWMYHDEWGITHRRPYPDGLYYSILDVPLPGPEVTAADIERLPWPDMADPRRIDGLRERAEAQRAAGRAVVIKDPFAGIFEMAQRIVGMQELLMMMATDPAPAEALFDKMLELKLAFWEMALPRLGDVVDVVTYADDYGTQQSQLISPRMFRQMLKPRIQILFSRIKTLAPHTRQFFHSCGNVRPIIPDYIEIGAEILNPIHVRAAGMEPVALKRDFGASVVFWGGGVDTQEVLPYGTPEQVKDDVRRNIEALAPGGGYVFTTVHNIQADAPAANLVALYEAFSDYGVVADLPQEVQS; encoded by the coding sequence ATGAATTCACGCGAACGTGTGCTTACCACCCTGACCCACCAGGAGCCGGACCGCGTGCCGCTCGACCTGGGCAGCGTACAGGTGACGGGCATTCATGCGGTGGCGTACCGCGCGCTGCGCGAGGCGCTCGGCCTGCCGGCCGAAGAGATCGCTCTGTGCGACACAATCCAGCAGCTTGCGACGCCCTCCGAAGATCTGTTGGAGCGGCTCGGCGTCGATACGCGCGGGCTGTTCCCGCTGAACAGCCACAACTGGAACGTGGTCGAGGAGGAAGCGGGCGAATACTGGATGTACCACGACGAGTGGGGCATCACCCACCGCCGCCCCTACCCCGACGGGCTGTATTACAGCATCCTCGACGTGCCGCTGCCGGGGCCGGAGGTGACCGCCGCCGACATCGAGCGGCTGCCCTGGCCGGACATGGCCGATCCGCGCCGGATCGACGGGCTGCGCGAACGCGCGGAGGCGCAGCGCGCGGCGGGCCGCGCTGTCGTGATCAAAGACCCGTTCGCGGGCATCTTCGAGATGGCGCAGCGCATCGTCGGGATGCAGGAACTGCTGATGATGATGGCGACCGATCCCGCCCCGGCGGAAGCGCTGTTCGACAAAATGCTCGAACTCAAGCTGGCGTTCTGGGAGATGGCGCTGCCGCGCCTGGGCGACGTGGTGGACGTGGTGACCTACGCTGACGACTACGGCACGCAGCAGTCGCAGCTGATCTCGCCGCGTATGTTCCGCCAGATGCTCAAGCCGCGCATTCAAATTCTGTTCTCGCGGATCAAGACGCTGGCTCCACACACGCGGCAGTTTTTCCACTCGTGCGGCAACGTGCGCCCGATCATCCCCGATTACATCGAGATCGGCGCGGAGATCCTGAACCCGATCCATGTGCGCGCGGCGGGCATGGAGCCGGTGGCGCTCAAGCGTGACTTCGGCGCCAGCGTCGTGTTTTGGGGCGGCGGGGTCGATACGCAGGAGGTGCTACCCTACGGCACGCCGGAACAGGTCAAGGACGACGTGCGCCGCAACATCGAGGCGCTGGCCCCCGGCGGCGGCTACGTCTTCACCACCGTGCACAACATCCAGGCGGACGCGCCCGCCGCGAACCTCGTCGCGCTGTACGAGGCGTTCAGCGACTACGGCGTGGTTGCGGATCTGCCGCAGGAGGTCCAGTCATGA
- a CDS encoding ABC transporter permease: protein MTLRERDVPRGGWGNNALGTSRALHDGLSFVRKTGIIAEMEARKLRHDPTELFTRAVQPALWLLVFGQVFTRTHAIPTGDLPYIDFMAPGILAQSVLFIAIFSGIAVIWERDLGIVHKFLASPTPRAALVGGKAVSAGVRALSQAFIVYVIAALLGVGINWNPFALLGVIFTVFLGAAVFSTFSLIIACLVKTRERFMGIGQLMTMPLFFASNAIYPISMMPDWLKVLAWINPLSYEVNILRSLMLGTPGTMNLALSFGVLVFAAAVLIWIAARLYPRVVV, encoded by the coding sequence GTGACACTTCGAGAGCGCGACGTACCGCGCGGCGGCTGGGGTAATAACGCGCTGGGGACCAGTCGCGCGCTGCACGACGGCCTCAGTTTTGTACGGAAAACCGGGATCATCGCGGAAATGGAGGCGCGCAAGCTGCGCCACGATCCGACCGAGCTGTTCACGCGCGCGGTGCAGCCCGCGCTGTGGCTGCTGGTCTTCGGGCAGGTGTTCACGCGCACGCACGCCATCCCCACCGGCGACCTGCCCTACATCGACTTCATGGCCCCCGGCATCCTGGCGCAGAGCGTGCTGTTTATCGCCATCTTCAGCGGCATCGCCGTCATCTGGGAGCGCGACCTGGGGATCGTGCACAAATTCCTGGCCAGCCCCACGCCGCGCGCGGCGCTGGTCGGCGGCAAGGCGGTATCCGCCGGGGTGCGCGCGCTGTCGCAGGCGTTCATCGTCTACGTGATTGCGGCGCTGCTGGGCGTCGGCATCAACTGGAATCCGTTCGCGCTGCTGGGCGTGATCTTCACGGTTTTCCTGGGGGCGGCAGTCTTTTCGACCTTCTCGCTGATCATCGCCTGCCTGGTGAAGACCCGCGAGCGCTTCATGGGTATTGGCCAGTTGATGACCATGCCGCTGTTCTTCGCCAGCAACGCGATCTACCCGATCTCGATGATGCCGGACTGGCTCAAGGTGCTGGCGTGGATCAATCCGCTCTCGTACGAGGTGAACATTCTGCGCAGCCTGATGCTCGGCACGCCGGGCACGATGAATCTAGCACTGAGCTTCGGCGTGCTGGTGTTCGCGGCGGCAGTGCTGATCTGGATCGCGGCGCGGTTGTATCCGCGCGTGGTGGTGTAG
- a CDS encoding DMSO/selenate family reductase complex B subunit has protein sequence MAKQLAFHFNSSLCNGCKACVIACKSKNALPVDVNYRRVYEYGGGGWVADPMAPAFLTPNNIFVYSLSVACMHCENPACVDVCPAKAIEKRDDGIVVVDSDKCIGCHYCSWACPYGAPQFDPEEGTMRKCDMCADVVDEGGTPYCVSACPMRALDFGELEELRAKYGTVAEVAPLPPADITNPAFVLTPHRHSQPVGSKVGRVYDDEV, from the coding sequence ATGGCCAAGCAACTAGCCTTTCACTTTAACTCGAGCCTCTGCAACGGCTGTAAGGCATGCGTCATCGCCTGTAAGTCGAAGAATGCGCTCCCGGTGGACGTCAACTACCGCCGGGTGTACGAGTATGGCGGCGGCGGTTGGGTGGCGGACCCGATGGCTCCGGCCTTCCTGACGCCGAACAACATCTTCGTCTACTCGCTGTCTGTCGCATGCATGCACTGCGAAAATCCCGCGTGCGTCGATGTCTGCCCCGCCAAGGCCATCGAGAAGCGTGACGATGGTATTGTCGTGGTCGATTCCGACAAGTGCATCGGCTGCCACTACTGCTCGTGGGCCTGTCCGTACGGTGCGCCCCAGTTCGACCCCGAAGAAGGCACCATGCGCAAGTGCGACATGTGCGCCGACGTCGTGGACGAAGGCGGCACCCCATACTGCGTGAGCGCCTGCCCCATGCGCGCGCTGGACTTTGGCGAGCTGGAAGAGCTGCGCGCCAAGTACGGCACAGTGGCCGAAGTGGCGCCGCTGCCGCCCGCCGACATCACCAATCCTGCCTTTGTGCTGACGCCCCATCGCCATTCCCAGCCTGTCGGCTCGAAGGTCGGGCGCGTCTATGACGATGAGGTGTAA
- a CDS encoding glycosyltransferase 87 family protein: MTRIIDRLPDTVRHPKPEAVAAVLLLVLLTLGFFVAPWNGGDDWETFYGAGRRVLAGDSLYRSKITHAYYSNPPWLAVILAPLTLLPQKLGYAVLSAATMVASLALLHHWTHGHSGLIKPVLVLLSPAAFYTLMHGQIDALMVATILLPAEWWLLAAITKPQVAIGIALGIPRSLWIKALLLTMVVGLLSILLFGLWPLDLIDQPAPFKAMTHNLWLGLWPFQVPAGVALLVLGIQRKDERFLIAGSPLVSPYAAMSSMLGPWIATITVLTDWQALAVWASWWIAVVYRAV, translated from the coding sequence ATGACGCGCATCATCGACCGCCTGCCTGACACTGTCAGGCACCCCAAGCCTGAAGCAGTCGCAGCGGTGCTCTTACTTGTTCTTTTGACGCTCGGATTCTTTGTCGCGCCCTGGAATGGTGGAGATGATTGGGAGACTTTTTACGGGGCGGGCCGGCGCGTCCTGGCCGGAGATTCGCTGTACCGCAGTAAGATCACGCACGCGTATTACAGCAATCCGCCCTGGCTGGCAGTCATCCTTGCGCCGCTGACGCTCCTACCGCAAAAACTCGGCTACGCAGTGTTGAGCGCAGCCACCATGGTAGCCAGCCTCGCGCTGCTGCATCACTGGACACATGGCCACAGCGGTCTGATAAAACCGGTGCTGGTGCTGCTCAGCCCCGCCGCGTTTTATACCCTGATGCACGGCCAGATCGACGCTCTCATGGTCGCCACCATTCTGCTGCCCGCCGAATGGTGGCTTCTGGCAGCGATCACCAAGCCTCAAGTAGCGATCGGTATCGCCCTCGGCATTCCTCGCTCGCTATGGATCAAGGCGTTGCTGCTGACGATGGTCGTAGGGCTGCTCTCGATTCTGCTGTTTGGCTTGTGGCCGCTCGACCTGATCGATCAACCCGCCCCCTTCAAGGCGATGACGCACAACTTATGGCTTGGCCTGTGGCCCTTCCAGGTTCCGGCAGGCGTGGCGCTGCTCGTACTGGGCATCCAGCGGAAGGATGAGCGCTTCCTGATTGCAGGCTCGCCCCTGGTTTCCCCTTATGCGGCGATGTCCTCCATGCTCGGCCCCTGGATCGCAACCATCACCGTCCTGACCGATTGGCAGGCGCTGGCCGTCTGGGCAAGCTGGTGGATCGCGGTCGTCTACCGCGCGGTGTAA
- a CDS encoding MarR family winged helix-turn-helix transcriptional regulator → MKLLENETELASLEACAALMMDVVPLVMRTIRTEMRSHRSPDLSVAQFRALLYINRHAGTSLSALAEHLGLSLPSTSKLVDKLLTRALITRESDPVDRRRVTLALTGQGQDTLSVAANAARTRLAQDLAALSPDERATVAGALTLLRAVFNPESSTSR, encoded by the coding sequence ATGAAACTATTAGAAAATGAAACTGAACTGGCCTCGCTTGAGGCGTGCGCCGCGCTGATGATGGACGTCGTACCACTGGTGATGCGCACCATCCGCACCGAGATGCGCAGCCATCGCTCGCCCGACCTGTCTGTGGCGCAGTTCCGCGCGCTGCTGTACATCAACCGCCACGCAGGGACGTCCCTGTCGGCCCTGGCGGAACATCTGGGTCTAAGCCTGCCATCCACGTCCAAGCTGGTCGATAAGCTGCTGACGCGCGCCCTGATCACCCGCGAAAGCGATCCGGTGGATCGCCGCCGCGTGACGCTGGCGCTGACCGGCCAGGGGCAGGATACGCTCAGCGTCGCCGCCAACGCGGCACGCACGCGATTGGCCCAGGACCTCGCCGCGCTCTCTCCCGACGAGCGCGCTACCGTCGCCGGTGCGCTGACCCTCCTGCGCGCTGTGTTCAATCCCGAATCATCAACATCACGGTGA